The DNA region CCCAAAGCAATCCAGTATGAGCCAAAGCCGTAAACAAAGCCGTATCCGGAAAGACCAAGGATTAACCAAGCACTTTCGGCTGAGGCAGAAGCTGAAATCGCAGTAACCCACTTGCCAAGAGTTTTACCAGCTACAACAAAATCCTCATAGGTTTTAGAAAACCTCCTTTGTGCAAAAAATCCTACAAACAAAAGAAAAAATAGGTATAAAACAAATACTGTCCATATTATAACATGTTGGGGAATCATTACTATTCCCTCTTTGTGTTTAGATAAACAGAATAAATCATTAAAATGGACGGAATAAGTATGAAAACTACAAACAGCAATAAATCTACCAAAGGAGACATTTTGAATTTTATATTAAAAAATTTTCAAAAAGCAAAGAAAAGAGTCAAAAGATCTTCAATTCTTTTATAAATTTTGCTGTCATTTTTCACATAAATTATATCCTCTTCTTCAGTAGGTTTTTTATACTTCTCTATTTGTTTTAGATATATTTCCCATCTACCGTCAGAAACATCGCTTTTTCTTTTTTCCAATCTTTTTTTAATTAAAAGAGAGGGGGCCTCAATCCAGAGAATAAAAAGTTTAACATCTAAGGCCTTTGCAAGGGCTCTTAATCTATCTCTTTTTTCTTTATCTAAAAAAGTAGCATCAAGAATAACATTCTTTGAATTTTTTAAAGCTAACTTTGCCCTTTCGAATAGCTCAGTATATACCCTTTCTGTCATTTCTTTACTATAAATACCTTTTTCAAAATCATCATAAACATGAGTAGATAGATCAATACCTGCAAGTTCTTTTCTTATAACATCTGACCTTAAAATAACACAATCTAACTTTTCTTTTAAAAGATTTGCTACAAAGGACTTACCTACCCCAGTAAAGCCACAAACTGCAATTATAAAGGGCCTATGCATTTAAAATAGAAATCTCTTATCCTCTTATCTCATTCAGATAACTCTCTAATTTTCTAATTGGGTCTTCAGAATGGGTAATAGGTCTACCAACAACAATAAAATCTGCTCCCTTTCGCTTTGCTTCAGCTGGAGTTATTACTCTTTCGTGATCAAAAACAAAATCTTCCTTAATTCTTACTCCTGGAACAATTGTTAGAAAATCTTCTCCACATACCTTTTTAACAGCTTCAAGCTCATTACCAGAAACTACAACACCATCAAGACCTGCTGATTTTGCAAGTCTTACAAGATTTATAATCTCCTCATCAATTGACTTTTTTGTCTCAGAAATATCTCTCAAAGTAGCCTCAGACATACTCGTTAAAATTGTAACTCCTATTAAAAGAGGCCTTTTTTCTCTTTCAACTTCCCACAAACTTTTACAGGCTGACTCAAGCATCTCAAAACCTCCAAGTGTATGAAGAGTTAACATATCTACCTTTAACTTATTAACCTCTCTAACAGCCAGAGATACAACAGAAGGGATATCAAAAAATTTTAGATCAAGAAAAACTTTAGCCCCCTTTTCTTTAAGATCTTCTATAAATTTATTACTACCTGTTATATACAGTGGATAACCTACTTTAAACCATTTTACGTATGGCAAAAAAAGATTGACCCACTTTTTAGCTAACTCCACATCACTTGTATTTAAGGCAATAATAAGCTCTGTCATCTTTACTCCCCCTTTTTAACTTTTTGCATGCATCCAATTATTTTTTTTATATCATCTATTTTGTGTCTCCTCATATAATCTTTGGTATCTCTTATTATTTTATTTATTATTCCTGGTTCTACA from Candidatus Hydrothermales bacterium includes:
- the pyrF gene encoding orotidine-5'-phosphate decarboxylase, coding for MTELIIALNTSDVELAKKWVNLFLPYVKWFKVGYPLYITGSNKFIEDLKEKGAKVFLDLKFFDIPSVVSLAVREVNKLKVDMLTLHTLGGFEMLESACKSLWEVEREKRPLLIGVTILTSMSEATLRDISETKKSIDEEIINLVRLAKSAGLDGVVVSGNELEAVKKVCGEDFLTIVPGVRIKEDFVFDHERVITPAEAKRKGADFIVVGRPITHSEDPIRKLESYLNEIRG
- a CDS encoding AAA family ATPase gives rise to the protein MHRPFIIAVCGFTGVGKSFVANLLKEKLDCVILRSDVIRKELAGIDLSTHVYDDFEKGIYSKEMTERVYTELFERAKLALKNSKNVILDATFLDKEKRDRLRALAKALDVKLFILWIEAPSLLIKKRLEKRKSDVSDGRWEIYLKQIEKYKKPTEEEDIIYVKNDSKIYKRIEDLLTLFFAF